A segment of the Yersinia rochesterensis genome:
TACTGACCGTCAGATTGCCATGCGAAACGGCGGCAGAGCGCACCCTGACACCTTCGCCAATGACCACTGTCCCGGTGCGAGCATTGAACACCACCCGTGGTGACTGCTTACCGGCGTTGATTTGCACATCTTCCAACAAGGACATAAAGGCCACCCGTGCCCCCGCATCTTGTGGTGCATTGACCATCACGTTAGTGGCACTTTGCGCCACTGCAGTGTTAGAGCCAAAAGCACGGTTCAGTGCCAATGCCACATTGTTGGCTGATTTAAAGCTCGGCCGTTTCAGGTTAAGCACTACCTGGCTATTGCTTTGGAAATCACTCGGAATTTCGCGCTCAATACTGCCTCCATTGGGGATGCGCCCCACTGTGGCGGTATTGACCGTCACGCTGGAACCACTATTCGCTTCAGCTTTCATCCCTCCCACAATCACGTTGCCCTGTGCTAATGCATAAATTTCGCCATCGGCACCGCGCAATTGGGTTAATAGCAAAGTACCGCCGCGCAAGCTTTTGGCATCACCAATAGACGATACGGTGATATCAATAGATTGGCCGCGCGCATAACCCGGTGGCAGGGTGGCGCTGATCGCTACCGCCGCCACGTTCTTCACCTTGGGATCCATTTTTTCTGGCAGTTGCACACCAAACTGGCGCAGCATGTTAGCCATTGATTGGCCGGTAAATTTCACCTGGTTTTTATCGCCAGAGCCGTCAAGCCCCACCACCAGGCTGTAGCCCACCAGCTGGTTGCCACGCACCCCTTGAATATCCACCAGTGATCCCAGTGGTTGTGCTATCGCGGCGGGCAGAGCACACCACAACCCAATCAGCACAAAATAACGTCGTAACATATTGATTCCTGGTTAGATAGGAAATAATGGGTGGTTAAAGAAGCGCGTTAACCAACCGGCGGAGTTAGCATCACTAAGCGCGCCGCGGCCAGCGTAGGAAATACGCGCATTGGCGATTCGCTGAGAAGAGACTGAATTATCCCGCTCAACATCATCGGCCCGGACTAATCCGGTCACGCGCATATATTCATCGCCTTGATTGAGAGTCAGCCACTTTTCGCCACGGATAACCAATACTCCATTCGGCAATACCTGATGTACCGCGACCGTAATCGAGCCACGTAACATATTCTGCTGCGCCGAATTGGCACTGCCGTCAAAATCACGCTTGCCGGATATCGATCCCCCCAGCTTGTTCAGCTTTTTCCCCAAGATCTCGGGGATACCCAAGCTCATGTCGTTTTTTTTGCCAAAGTTAGTTTTAGCCTGCTTACTGGATTGAGTGGATTCATCCAACTTGACCGTCAGAATGTCACCGATCCGATACGCACGCCGGTCCTGCA
Coding sequences within it:
- a CDS encoding flagellar basal body P-ring protein FlgI encodes the protein MLRRYFVLIGLWCALPAAIAQPLGSLVDIQGVRGNQLVGYSLVVGLDGSGDKNQVKFTGQSMANMLRQFGVQLPEKMDPKVKNVAAVAISATLPPGYARGQSIDITVSSIGDAKSLRGGTLLLTQLRGADGEIYALAQGNVIVGGMKAEANSGSSVTVNTATVGRIPNGGSIEREIPSDFQSNSQVVLNLKRPSFKSANNVALALNRAFGSNTAVAQSATNVMVNAPQDAGARVAFMSLLEDVQINAGKQSPRVVFNARTGTVVIGEGVRVRSAAVSHGNLTVSIREKKNVSQPNVLGGGKTVTTPESDIEVTKGRNQMVIVPTGTRLRSIVNTINSLGASPDDIMAILQALHEAGALDAELVVI
- the flgH gene encoding flagellar basal body L-ring protein FlgH; translated protein: MKRFLLLTPLMLALSGCETPALLVQKDDAAFAPPANLIQPTTVKEGGGLFQPAYNWSLLQDRRAYRIGDILTVKLDESTQSSKQAKTNFGKKNDMSLGIPEILGKKLNKLGGSISGKRDFDGSANSAQQNMLRGSITVAVHQVLPNGVLVIRGEKWLTLNQGDEYMRVTGLVRADDVERDNSVSSQRIANARISYAGRGALSDANSAGWLTRFFNHPLFPI